The following proteins are co-located in the Hydrogenophaga sp. RAC07 genome:
- the xseB gene encoding exodeoxyribonuclease VII small subunit has translation MTEKTFRKAFGVLQQHAETLRDQAEPNIDDLLTIVQESVEAYGVCKERIDAVETALKAALDGAGVGASATVAQPAIERESARAAGQPSKPAAPTSFDDMDDDIPF, from the coding sequence ATGACAGAAAAGACTTTTAGAAAAGCGTTTGGCGTCCTGCAGCAGCATGCCGAGACGCTGCGTGACCAAGCCGAGCCAAATATTGATGATCTTCTGACTATCGTCCAGGAATCAGTGGAAGCGTACGGTGTTTGCAAAGAGCGCATCGACGCAGTGGAGACTGCTTTGAAGGCGGCTTTGGACGGGGCGGGCGTGGGCGCCTCCGCCACAGTTGCGCAACCCGCAATTGAGCGTGAATCTGCCAGAGCTGCCGGACAGCCTTCCAAGCCGGCGGCACCGACATCTTTCGACGATATGGATGACGACATTCCGTTCTGA
- a CDS encoding DUF4238 domain-containing protein → MSDPLQHYVPKFMLRRFCSGKNELVYAYDKLSDKVFAFSTSKKSKVGVAAERAIYDFEFQGVPMTLEPSLSSLETKAAEVTAKIIQSLRIDPEWHLDKATLAGFLAVQLVRTKAAMATLDDLSARMEGYFRSEGAPEEFFELEPEVGDKANARKTHYTRMITNAPNDLAPLLADKVWHLLQTDESDPFLMGDHPFSRYNEPGEGVRGTLGLRSKGVQIYFPLTPTLALCLMCKTHLDTMIDGIERIDRLLAARIGNAAELRALRSETMPLVEAMLTGGVVKCRPESVEHFNSLQILEAERYVFSCKSDFQMAKEMIAADEATRHGPRMVERSGAF, encoded by the coding sequence ATGAGCGACCCCCTACAGCACTACGTCCCGAAGTTCATGTTGCGCCGATTCTGCTCCGGCAAGAATGAGTTGGTCTACGCCTACGACAAGCTTAGCGACAAGGTCTTTGCGTTTTCGACGTCGAAGAAGTCCAAGGTGGGCGTAGCCGCCGAACGGGCCATCTACGACTTTGAATTCCAGGGAGTGCCGATGACTTTGGAGCCTTCGCTGAGCAGCCTCGAGACCAAGGCGGCCGAAGTGACCGCCAAAATCATCCAGAGCCTGCGGATCGACCCCGAATGGCATTTGGACAAGGCCACCTTGGCCGGCTTTCTTGCCGTGCAGCTTGTGCGAACAAAGGCCGCCATGGCGACGCTTGACGACCTGTCCGCGCGCATGGAGGGCTACTTCCGGTCCGAGGGGGCGCCAGAGGAATTTTTTGAGCTGGAGCCGGAAGTTGGGGACAAGGCGAACGCCAGAAAGACGCACTACACCCGGATGATCACCAATGCGCCAAATGATTTGGCGCCCTTGCTGGCGGACAAGGTCTGGCACTTGTTGCAGACCGATGAGAGCGATCCATTTCTTATGGGGGATCACCCTTTCTCCCGATACAACGAGCCAGGCGAAGGCGTGCGCGGAACCTTGGGACTGCGATCCAAGGGGGTGCAGATTTACTTCCCGCTGACTCCCACGTTGGCACTGTGCCTCATGTGCAAAACGCATCTGGACACGATGATCGATGGGATCGAGCGCATCGACAGGCTATTGGCGGCTAGGATCGGCAATGCGGCAGAACTGCGGGCGCTGCGCTCGGAGACCATGCCGCTAGTCGAAGCCATGTTAACGGGGGGCGTGGTGAAGTGCCGACCCGAAAGCGTCGAGCACTTCAACTCATTGCAGATACTAGAGGCAGAACGCTATGTGTTCTCCTGCAAGAGCGACTTCCAGATGGCGAAGGAAATGATCGCGGCGGACGAAGCCACGCGTCACGGTCCCAGGATGGTCGAAAGGTCGGGTGCTTTTTAG
- a CDS encoding IS30 family transposase: protein MKQLTGRDAMRSPGAPALRREVERQFWVQIATGITSERAAEAVGVSQAVGSRWFRHRGGMPLFMSKPVSGRYLSFAEREEIGLLRAQDVSVREIARRIGRSPSTVSRELTRNAATRSGKLEYRASVAQWKSDLVARRPKPAKLVTNQRLRVYVQDRLDGKIRDAQGREVAGPRQAPFIGRNKPHRGDRKWVNGWSPEQIANRLQVDFPDDPSMRISHEAIYQALYIQGRGALKRELVSYLRTGRALRTPRARSQAKAWAHVSEEVMISSRPAEIEDRAVPGHWEGDLIIGLDRSAIGTLVERSSRFTMLVHLPREEGYGLIPRTKNGPALAGYGAITMANALKRTVTKLPTQLWQSLTWDRGKELSDHARFTIESGVKVFFADPRSPWQRGTNENTNGLLRQYFPKGTDLSRWSEQEIQAVALTLNNRPRKTLGWKTPAEALNDYLKSADQPGVATTG from the coding sequence ATGAAGCAATTGACAGGGAGAGACGCGATGCGCTCCCCGGGGGCTCCTGCACTTCGGCGAGAGGTCGAGCGCCAGTTCTGGGTACAGATTGCAACCGGAATCACCAGTGAGAGGGCAGCCGAGGCGGTAGGCGTATCGCAGGCGGTGGGCTCGCGCTGGTTCCGGCATCGTGGCGGCATGCCATTGTTCATGTCGAAACCTGTATCTGGAAGATATCTGTCGTTCGCGGAGCGAGAAGAGATTGGACTTCTGCGAGCTCAAGATGTCAGCGTGCGGGAGATCGCTCGTCGTATTGGTCGAAGCCCCTCAACTGTTTCGCGGGAGTTGACGCGCAACGCTGCGACCCGCAGTGGCAAGCTCGAGTACCGGGCCTCAGTAGCGCAGTGGAAGTCGGATCTGGTCGCCAGAAGGCCCAAGCCTGCCAAGCTTGTGACGAATCAGCGTTTGCGCGTCTATGTCCAAGACCGTCTGGATGGCAAGATCCGCGATGCCCAAGGACGGGAGGTGGCTGGACCTCGACAGGCTCCTTTCATCGGCCGCAACAAGCCTCATCGTGGTGACCGCAAATGGGTCAATGGCTGGTCGCCAGAGCAGATTGCAAACCGCCTGCAGGTCGACTTCCCGGATGATCCGTCCATGCGCATCTCTCACGAAGCCATCTACCAAGCGCTCTATATCCAGGGCAGAGGCGCCCTCAAGCGTGAGCTTGTGAGCTACCTGCGTACGGGGCGTGCTTTGCGCACACCCCGGGCCAGGTCCCAAGCCAAGGCATGGGCACATGTCAGTGAAGAGGTGATGATCTCCAGCCGCCCTGCTGAGATAGAAGATCGTGCGGTACCCGGTCACTGGGAAGGGGACCTGATCATCGGCCTGGACAGGTCGGCCATTGGCACGCTGGTGGAACGGTCAAGCCGTTTCACCATGCTCGTGCACCTGCCGCGCGAGGAAGGCTATGGACTGATTCCTCGAACAAAGAATGGTCCTGCGCTGGCAGGTTACGGAGCCATAACCATGGCCAACGCCCTCAAGAGAACAGTGACCAAGCTGCCTACCCAGCTATGGCAGTCATTGACTTGGGATCGTGGCAAGGAGCTATCCGACCATGCACGGTTCACCATCGAGTCCGGGGTGAAGGTCTTCTTTGCCGATCCTCGCAGTCCATGGCAGCGCGGTACGAACGAAAACACAAACGGGCTGCTGCGCCAATACTTCCCCAAAGGCACCGACCTGTCTCGCTGGAGCGAGCAAGAGATTCAAGCCGTGGCACTGACCTTGAACAACAGGCCACGCAAGACGTTGGGTTGGAAGACTCCGGCGGAAGCGCTCAATGACTACCTAAAATCGGCTGACCAACCCGGTGTTGCGACGACCGGTTGA
- a CDS encoding PAS domain-containing sensor histidine kinase produces MSEPDLPRRPTLHTAPSETEPSSLRSYESASCGLLNLNELLDIVGINQTLLGWLGWERGEFDRLESSNCPSFDALAGILDHSSRDALIDHVRATRGATETRVLQLRLFGRGGKFFTAEFRSLPETDAQGHWLHTQTTVIDVTERAEIEHHLLARLDLLQTITDRTPSRLAYYDKDLVCCFSNAAHARGHGRLPDDMVGTHISDVMAGDMLREILPKVAKVLSGEKLCFEAERALPDGSGGFFEIHYLPDLQDDRVEGFFIEQIDITDRRRTEDLVSHANFELEDRVAQRTAELQASEQRFRLMSDAIQEYGIAFLDLDGSFNEWTDSAQRLFQRSRSRSIGLPLTTVLPGESVLDLAQLLERCSTHGHVEETGWAQRGDGGRFWARFTLTALRNARDELQGYSCVVSDLTEAKRLNDLLNQSNRGLKAQVDEQSSQLVSVNKELEVFSYSIAHDIRAPLRHISQFVGLSQEVLDPQKDAQVLQFQASIVAASQRMSQMIEGLLEYTRLGRAPLDIGPVPLTPLVQGVVSHLRSEQPGQRIEWVLDPNLPIIEADPILLGEVLSKLLDNAVKFTRRSAEPRIEVGAQSGPHGHATVYVRDNGVGFDRDRARNLFVMFQRQHHSMDYEGVGTGLALVHRIIERHGGRIWCDTAPSQGCTFYLELPTPEQADFQTDVPV; encoded by the coding sequence ATGAGCGAACCTGACTTACCCCGACGCCCGACGCTGCACACTGCGCCGAGCGAGACTGAGCCTTCCTCGCTGCGCTCCTACGAAAGTGCGTCGTGTGGCCTGCTCAACCTCAATGAACTGCTCGATATTGTCGGTATCAACCAGACCCTGCTGGGCTGGCTGGGTTGGGAGCGCGGCGAATTCGATCGCTTGGAAAGTAGCAACTGCCCAAGTTTTGATGCGCTGGCCGGCATCCTGGATCACAGCTCGCGCGACGCGTTGATCGACCATGTGCGCGCCACGCGCGGTGCCACTGAGACGCGCGTGCTGCAGTTGCGCCTGTTCGGCAGAGGCGGCAAGTTCTTCACCGCCGAATTCCGCTCGCTGCCTGAGACGGATGCGCAAGGCCACTGGCTGCACACCCAGACGACGGTGATCGACGTGACCGAGCGCGCCGAGATCGAGCACCATCTGCTGGCCCGACTTGACCTGCTGCAGACCATCACCGACCGTACGCCGTCGCGCCTGGCCTATTACGACAAAGATCTGGTGTGCTGCTTCTCCAACGCGGCGCACGCGCGCGGCCACGGCCGCCTGCCTGATGACATGGTGGGTACCCACATCAGCGACGTGATGGCGGGCGACATGCTGCGCGAGATCCTGCCCAAGGTGGCCAAGGTGCTCAGCGGCGAGAAGCTGTGCTTCGAGGCTGAGCGCGCGCTGCCCGATGGCAGTGGCGGCTTCTTCGAGATCCACTACCTGCCTGACCTGCAGGACGATCGCGTCGAGGGCTTCTTCATCGAACAGATCGACATTACCGACCGCCGCCGCACCGAAGACCTTGTCTCTCACGCCAACTTCGAACTCGAGGATCGCGTGGCGCAGCGAACCGCCGAGCTGCAGGCCAGCGAGCAGCGCTTTCGCCTCATGTCCGACGCGATCCAGGAATACGGCATCGCCTTCCTGGACTTGGACGGCTCGTTCAACGAATGGACTGACAGCGCGCAGCGCCTGTTTCAGCGCTCGCGCAGCCGCAGCATCGGACTGCCTCTCACGACGGTGTTGCCGGGCGAAAGCGTTCTGGACCTAGCACAACTGCTGGAGCGCTGCTCGACCCATGGCCATGTGGAAGAAACAGGCTGGGCCCAGCGCGGCGACGGCGGCCGCTTCTGGGCGCGCTTCACCTTGACCGCGCTGCGCAATGCGCGCGACGAGTTGCAGGGCTATTCGTGCGTGGTGAGCGACCTGACCGAGGCCAAGCGCCTGAACGACCTGCTCAATCAATCCAACCGCGGACTGAAGGCGCAGGTGGACGAGCAGAGCAGCCAGTTGGTCAGCGTCAACAAGGAGCTCGAGGTGTTCTCGTACAGCATTGCTCACGACATCCGTGCGCCGTTGCGCCACATCAGTCAGTTCGTGGGTCTGAGCCAGGAGGTCCTGGATCCGCAGAAGGACGCCCAGGTGCTCCAGTTCCAGGCGTCGATCGTGGCGGCCAGCCAGCGCATGAGCCAGATGATCGAAGGGTTGCTGGAGTACACGCGGTTGGGTCGTGCGCCATTGGATATCGGCCCGGTGCCCCTGACCCCGCTGGTGCAAGGCGTGGTGAGCCACCTGCGATCCGAGCAACCCGGCCAACGCATCGAATGGGTGCTCGATCCGAACCTGCCCATCATCGAGGCCGATCCGATCCTGCTGGGCGAGGTGCTGAGCAAGCTGTTGGATAACGCGGTCAAGTTCACCCGCCGCAGTGCCGAGCCACGCATCGAGGTGGGCGCGCAGAGCGGGCCCCACGGGCACGCCACCGTGTACGTGCGTGATAACGGTGTTGGTTTTGATCGGGACCGCGCGCGCAACCTGTTCGTCATGTTCCAGCGCCAGCACCATTCGATGGACTACGAAGGTGTGGGCACCGGGCTGGCGCTGGTGCACCGCATCATCGAGCGCCACGGTGGCCGCATCTGGTGCGATACAGCGCCCAGCCAGGGCTGCACCTTCTACCTGGAGCTACCCACGCCCGAGCAGGCCGACTTCCAAACCGACGTCCCGGTTTAA